Genomic segment of Paraburkholderia agricolaris:
GAAATCGAAGAACGACGACGGCAGCGATCCGGCGGTCGAGTATTTCCGCAAAGGGTCGGCGGCGAGCCACCTGTCATTGGCCGACTACGCGGCCGATTACGTGCTGTCGGCGCGTCACCTTCACCTGACGGGCGTAGCGCCGGCCATTTCGGCGAGTTCGTGCGAACTTGCTTTCCACCTGGCGCGAGAAATGCGTGCCGCAGGCAAGACGATCTCGTTCGACCCGAATCTGCGTCCGACGCTGTGGCCCTCGCGCGCCGCGATGGTCGAAGGGCTGAATGCGCTTGCCGCGCTGGCCGACTGGGTATTGCCCGGCATCGGCGAAGGCGAGATTCTGACCGGCTATACGCAGCCCGACGATATCGCCAGGTTTTATCTCGATCAGGGCGCACGTGGCGTGATCATCAAGCTCGGCGCCGAAGGCGCGTACTTTCGCACCGCCGACGATGCCGCCGTGATCGCCGGCCAGCCGGTCGCGAAGGTCGTGGACACGGTGGGCGCGGGCGATGGTTTCGCGGTCGGCGTGGTCAGCGCGCTGCTCGAAGGCAAGGCGCTGCCGCAAGCGGTCGCGCGCGGCAACCGGATCGGCGCGCTGGCGATCCAGGTGATCGGCGATTCGGAGGGCCTGCCGAGCCGCGCCGAACTGGACGCGCTCGAACTGGCCGACGCGCCGCGCGTCGTCACCGCGGCGTGAGCGCGGGGAAGCGTGCCGCATTTGGCGCATCCCGCGCTATTCAGTATTAGCTGGCTCGACAAAGGAGACTTCCATGACCTCATCATCGCTTGCGATTCGCCGTTGGTGGACGATCATGCCGATCGTATTCATCACGTACAGCCTGGCTTACCTCGACCGCGCGAACTTCGGTTTCGCGTCGGCCGCCGGCATCAACCAGGATCTCGGCATTAGCAAAGGACTCTCGTCGCTGATCGGCGCGTTGTTCTTTCTCGGTTATTTCTTCTTTCAGATTCCCGGCGCGATTTACGCGGAACGTCGCAGCGTCAAAAAGCTCGTGTTCTGGAGTCTGGTCCTGTGGGGCGGATGCGCGGCATTGACCGGCATGGTCAGCAATATCCCCTCGCTGATGGTGATCCGTTTCGTGCTCGGCGTGGTCGAAGCCGCGGTGATGCCGGCAATGCTGATTTTCATCAGCAACTGGTTCACGAAGAGCGAGCGCTCGCGGGCCAATACCTTCCTGATTCTCGGCAATCCGGTGACGGTGCTGTGGATGTCGGTGGTATCGGGCTATCTGGTGCACTCGTTCGGCTGGCGCCATATGTTCATCGCCGAAGGCGCACCCGCGATTATCTGGGCGGTGTGCTGGTGGTTCATCGTGCAGGACAAGCCGCAGCAGGTCTCGTGGCTCACGCAGCAGCAAAAGGACGACCTCGCCGAAACCTTGCGCGCCGAACAGGCCGCGATCAAACCGGTGCGCAACTACAGCGAAGCGTTCCGCACGCCCGCGGTCATCAAGCTGTGTGCACAGTATTTTTGCTGGAGCATCGGCGTGTACGGTTTCGTGCTGTGGCTGCCGTCGATCCTGAAGAACGGTTCGACGCTCGGCATGGTCGAAACCGGCTGGCTCTCAGCGCTGCCGTATCTGGCGGCCACGATCGCGATGCTTGCGGCTTCGTGGGCATCGGATAAACTCAACCGCCGCAAAGTGTTCGTGTGGCCGTTCCTGCTGGTCGGCGCGATTGCGTTCGCCGCGTCGTATGCGCTCGGCTCCACGCACTTCTGGATTTCGTATGCGCTGCTGGTGATCGCCGGCGGTGCGATGTATGCGCCGTACGGGCCGTTCTTCGCGATCGTGCCGGAGTTGCTGCCGAAGAACGTTGCGGGCGGCGCGATGGCGCTGATCAACAGCATGGGTGCGCTCGGTTCGTTCGTCGGCTCATACGTGGTCGGCTATCTGAATGGCGCGACCGGTTCGCCCGCGGCATCGTATGCGTTCATGAGCGTGGCCTTGATTGCCGCGGTGATTCTGACGTTGATCGTCAAGCCGCAGCCGCAGACACAGCCGCTGAATCAGGCCGGCAAGCTCGCTACACCGTTGCAAGGAAAATAGGCAGATGAAGAAGATCGTCGCATGGAAGTCGTTGCCCGAGGATGTGCTCGCGTATCTGCAGCAGCATGCGCAGGTCGTGCAGGTCGACCCTGCGCGGCACGACACGTTTGTCGCCGCGTTGAAGGACGCCGACGGCGGCATCGGTTCGAGCGTGAAAATCACGCCGGCGATGCTCGAAGGCGCGAGCCGGCTAAAGGCGTTGTCGACCATCTCGGTGGGCTATGACCAGTTCGATGTGGCCGACCTCACGCGCCGCGGCATCGTGCTTGCGCATACGCCGGACGTGTTGACCGAATCGACCGCGGATACGGTGTTCTCGCTGATCCTCGCGTCGGCGCGGCGCGTGGTCGAACTGGCGGATTGGGTGAAGGCGGGGCAGTGGAAGCACAGCATCGGCCCCGCCCATTTTGGCGTCGATGTGCAAGGCAAGACACTCGGTATCGTCGGGCTGGGACGGATCGGCGGCGCGGTCGCGCGGCGTGCGGCGCTCGGCTTCAACATGAAGGTGCTGTACACGAACCGCAGCGCGAATGCGCAGGCGGAACAGGCTTACGGCGCGCGCCGTGTCGAGTTGGCGGAGTTGCTTGCCACCTCCGATTTCGTTTGCCTGCAGGTGCCGCTCACGCCCGAGACGAAACACATGATCGGCGCAGCCGAACTGAAGTCGATGAAAAAGAGTGCGATCCTGATCAACGCTTCGCGCGGCGCCACGGTCGATGAACAGGCGCTGATCGAAGCCCTGCAAAACGGCACGATTCACGGCGCGGGTCTTGACGTGTTCGAGACCGAGCCGTTGCCGGCCGATTCGCCGCTGCTGAAAATGGCAAACGTGGTCGCGCTGCCGCATATCGGTTCGGCGACGCACGAGACCCGTCATGCGATGGCGCGCAATGCGGCGGAAAACCTCGTCGCGGCGCTCGCGGGTACGCTCGCGACCAACATCGTCAACCGCGACGTGTTGAAGTAATGAGTACGACGCCCCTTGCCGCCACGCGCCGCGCGACGATTACCGACGTCGCGCGTGAAGCCGGCACTGGCAAGACCAGCATCTCGCGCTACCTGAATGGCGAGATGAGCGTGCTGTCGCCGGAATTGCGCGCGCGCATCGAGGCGGCCATCGAACGTCTCGACTATCAGCCGAACCAGATGGCGCGCGGCCTCAAGCGTGGCCGTAATCGTCTGATCGGCATGCTGCTCGCCGACCTGACGAACCCGTACAGCATCGAAGTGTTGCAAGGCGTGGAAGCCGCTTGCCAGGCGCTCGGGCTGATGCCGCTGATCTGCCATGCCGCCAACGAAGTCGAAATGGAGCGGCGCTATCTGCAACTGCTGACCACGTATCGTGTGGAAGGCGTGATTGTCAACGCGCTCGGCGTGCGCGAGGAAACCCTGCGGCCGGTGGGTGGCGGGGGAATTCCGGCGGTGCTGGTCGACCGTTCGGTGGAGGGGCTCGTCGCCGATATGGTCGGGCTGGACAACCGGGCGGCGGCGGAGCTCGGTACGCGGCACCTGCTCGAGCATGGTTTCGACGATATCTGGTTTGTCGTGCAGCCCTTCGAGCAAGTCAGTTCGCGGCAACTGCGCGAGGCGGCCTTTCGCGAGGTGATGCGCGGTGTGGCTGGCAAGGACGAAGGCGGCAAGGGCGGCGCGCGTGGGCATACGCTGGTGCTGAATCTTGCGGACCCGGAAGCCGTCGAGCATGCCCTCGCCGAACTGGACCGCGCAATCGATGCGGCTGGCAGATCTGATGGGGCCGTGGCCAACGCCATCGATAACGCCATAGATAACGTCTCAAGCAGCAGCGTCGGCAAACCCGCCCGCATCGCCTTGTTCGCGGCCAACGCGCCGGTCGCGCTGTGCCTCGCCCTTCATCTGAAAGCGCGCTATGGCGCGGATTGGCAGGCGCGCGTCGCGTTGCTGTCGATCGACGATCCCGAATGGGCCGAATTGACCGGCGTGACCACGATCCGCCAGCCGACCTACGAGATCGGCTACCGCGCCGTCGAGTTCCTCCATGAGCGCATCGAAGGGGTTCAAACCACCGCGCGCGATTGCCTCTTGCCAGGCGAATTGATCGTCCGTGCGTCAACTTCGCGCTGATCTGCGATCATTCGGGCTGCGGCGCGCAGCGGGTGCGGGCCGGTCATCGCAAGGAAACTCATGGTTGTTGCACCGCTTACCCTCTCGAGCCTCACCGTTGCGACCCTGTTCGTCGCCGCCTTACCGTTCCTGATCTATCGCCGTTTGCGTCGGCCGCTCGCGCTGAAACCCCGTGACGCGATCACCGGCATCGCCATCTTCGCGCTGTTCGCGATGGTGATCGAGCGCGCGCTGAACGACTACGTGCTCCATCGGAACGAAGCGAGCGCCACCTTTCTGTCCAATCCGCTGGCCTTCGTGGTGTATGGCGCGCTGGTGGCGGGCGTCTGCGAAGAAGTGGGGCGTTTCATCGGGATGCGTCTATTGCTCAAGCGCGCCGCAGCGAGGTCCGCGTCTGCCGCAAACACGGGTGACGGCACCGCGCTGACCTATGGCCTCGGCCACGGTGGCGCGGAAGCCTGGCTGGTCGGCGTGCTGGTGCAGATTCAGTGGATCCTGTTCGCTATCTTCGAAAATCGCGGCGAACTGGACGGCTATCTGAGCAATCTGCCGACCGACTCGGTGATGCGCATCCACCTGATCCTCGCCAGCCTGACGCCGCAGACGGCGGGCATTTTCGCGCTCGAACGGGTGGCTGCGCTGGTGTTCCAGATCGGTTTGTCGGTGCTGATGTGGCGCGGCCTGCGGGCGGGCTGGCGTGGCATCCTGCCGCTCGCGATTCTGCTGCATGCGTTGGTCGACGTGCCGGCTGCGTTGTTCCAGGCGCAACTCGTGCCGCTCGCCGCCGTGGACGGGGTGTACGCGCTAGGGGCGCTGATTGTCGTGGGCCTGCTGTTCAGAGTGTTCCGCCGCCCGGCGGCTGCCGCGTGAAGCAGTTGGCGTGAGCCGGCTGTTACACAGTCGCTTCGTGATTCTTTAACTTCCGGCGTACCCTTGCGGTACGCCGTTCAGGCTCATCCTTTCGGCACATCTCATGGAAGAAGCTTACCAATACGACTGCGCGAATCCCGAGTTCGAGGAGTTGGCGCGTGTCATCAGCGATCTGTTTCCGGAGCAGACACAGTTTATCCAGCGTGCGAGCGAAGACGGCACGCCGACCCTGGCGATTCACTGGGTTGCCATGCGTTTCGGCGCGACTGCGCGCCGCATCGAGATGACCGTGGTGATTGCACCGACAGCGCTGGCGCGTTATCGCGCGTTGCCGGCACGACTGCGTGGCCGGAGTTTCGCGGTGTTGCGGGCGTATGTCGAAGCGAGCCTCGGCTCGCTCGAAGAACAGTATGCGAACGGCGAAGCAGTGGCGCGCGATGTGACGGTGGATCTCGGCGACGAGTTTGCCTGAAATGGTCGACTCAAGTCGCCCGGATCATGCGCCGGCGGGCGGCCCCGAGTGCGCCTCGCTTGCCGCGCTCAGCTTGCCGCAAACTCAATCGGCGAGCCGATAGACCTTCGCGAAGCGTGCGGCCTGCACTACACCGTAATCACCCGGTGCGTATTGCATGATCCAGTCGCCGGCGGCGCCTTGCAGCACATCGCTTCCGCTTGCCGAGCGGGCTAGCGAAAACGCTTCGTTCATTTGTTTGGCAAGCACGACGGCAGGGCGGTTGCGGTATGCGCCCGGTTCGCCATGAGCGAGGGCGGCGTTTTCCGGCAGGTATTTGGCGTCGAAGCGGTCGCGCGAGACGACCCAGCGGTCGCCGGTCGAGCCGGTGATCAGCGCGTCGCCGGGAGCGTAGCGGTTCGGGCCTTCCAGGCTCATCAGTTCGCCTTCGGCAGCGGCGAACTCGACGTTCACGGTTTCGTTCTTGACGACGCGCTGGGCGTCGGCATCGTTATTCAGATCGAGATTTTTGAGTTCGGTCATCAAGCGAGTGGGTGTAGAGAGATTGACAGCCGCGCCGGGACTTTGCGTCTCGACGCCACTTACTCGCAATCATGCCAGATGCATCTGAAGATCGGCTTCTTTTGCCGTTGAGAGTAGCCGGGCTTATTCTCGAAGGCGAAAGAACTGAGCGCACGGCGCGCAAACACGCGCCGTGCGCAATCAAGCTGGCCTGCGGTGAAGCTGCTCAGTGGCGTTACTCAGTGACGTTACTCAGTGACGTCACCCAGTGAAGCGCTGAGGGCTTCACAATCGCATCACTCAGCCGCCGCCGGCGCCTTCCTGGCACCCTTGCCATGATGACGGGCGCCGCTTTCAGGGCCGCCCTGGTGGAACGTCGCGTCGGCCAGCTTCTTCTGTTCCGGCGAGAAGCTGGTGTACAGCGGATCGAACGCGTCGACCAGTTTCTTCATGCCGTCCGCATGTGCCTGGGCGATCTCCGCATATTGCTTCATGTCGTCGAGCGCCGACAGGTTCGTGGCAGCCTTGCGCTGCTGGAACAATTGCCCCATCGTCTGGCCATTGTTGCGCATGACGTCGGCGAAAGCGTTCCACTGGGTTTCCTGCTCAGGCGTGATCTTCAGCTTGGTGTGCAGGAAAGTGATGCGGTCTTCGACATTGCGCTCGTGGCCGGCTTTTGCGGCGGGTGCCGAGGCGCTGGCCGGCGCCGAAGCCGGCGCGGAAGTTTGTGCGAATGCGCCGCTCATGGCGACTGCGGTGGCCAGCATTACGAGTGCTTTTTTCATCGAAACTCCTGATGTCTGTTCGAATTGGGACTAGGCGAGCATGGCGAGCGGCCTAACGTGCATCGGCATGGCGACGCAAGGCGACCGGCTGCCCACTTCGCCGTCGCCGCTATTAGTATCACGATATCCCTACACTGCGGTTGCAGTGCGACAAACGCTTACAACCGAAACGAACAGGAAATAGCGGGTGGACAAATTCGTCAGCATGGAAATCTTCGTCGCGGTGGTCGAAGCGGGCAGTCTCACGGCGGCGGCCGAACGATTTGACATTTCGTCGGCGATGGTGGGCAAGCACATCCGCTCGCTTGAAACGCGGCTTGCGACGCGGTTGCTGACGCGCACCACGCGCCGCCAGAGTCTGACTGAGATTGGCCGGCACTATTACGAGCAGTGCCGGCGCATTCTGGCCGACGTCAAGGAGGCGGAGTCTGCCGCCGAGGCAATGGCAGCCGCGCCGCGCGGGGTGCTGAAAGTGACGGTGCCGCTGACCTACGGCGTCGAAGTCTTTGCCCCGGCGATGACCGACTACCTGAGCGCCTGGCCGGACGTGAGCCTCGAACTGGATCTGTCGAATCGCGTGATCGATCTGGTGGAGGAGGGCTTCGACGCGTCGGTGCGAATCGGTCATTTGCCGGATTCCAGTTTCGTCGCGCGGCCGTTGAAGCCTTACCGGATGCGCGCCTGCGCTTCACCGGCCTATCTGGCGCGAGCCGGCATACCGCGCACGCCGGCCGACCTGACGCAGCACGAATGCCTGGGTTTTCTGCATTGGGGCCGCGAGGGCCTGTGGCGGCTAGGCGGCGAGAGCGCGGACGAAAACCAGTTGCGGGCCGGACGGTTCCGGGCCAACAACGGCCAGGCGCTCAAGGTGGCCGCCTTGCGCGGCTTCGGGCTGGTGTTGCAGCCGGAGGCGCTGCTCGCCAGAGAGATTGCCAGCGGCGAACTGGTGTCGGTGCTGGAAGACTATTTGCCCGAGGGTGCGCCCGTTCATCTGGTCTATCCGCGTGATCGCCGTGCCACGCCGAAGCTCACCAGCTTCATCGACTTCTTGATCGAGCGATTCGGCGCGTGATCCTTCCGGGTTCTTCCGCCGGCCGCCCGATGCCCGATACCCACAATACGCGCGATAATCCGCTCCACGCCAGACCAACTTCTAGCCCCCGATGAGACCTCCGCGCCTCGACCAACTCGACGAACTCGACCGCAACCTCGTGGCGGCGCTGCAAGCCAACGCCCGTGAAAGCGTCGCCAATCTCGCGCGCCAACTGGATGTGGCGCGCACCACCGTGATCGCCCGCATCGCGCGGCTCGAACGCAGCAACGTAATCGGCGGCTATAGCGTGCGGCTCGGCCAGGATGTGCTCGACTCGAGCATCCAGGCCTACGTCGGCATCATCATCGCGCCGAAATACGGACCTGCCGTGCAGAAGCGTCTCGGCAAGATGCCCGAGGTGCAATTGCTCTGCGCGGTGAGCGGCGAGTTCGATTATGTCGCGTGGCTGCGCGCCGATTCGCCCGACCGCCTCAACGATCTGCTCGACGAGATCGGTGGCCTGGAAGGCGTGGAGCGGACCACCACGTCGATCATTCTGGCGCGCAAGATCGACCGCGGCATGGTGTGATCTGCTGCCTGATTTTTACGCCGTTTTGACACGTTTTCGACATATCGACTAATTGTCTCGTCATAACGTCGAAAATCATGGTCATAGCGCAGCATTTTGCGCGTATGAACTGTTTTTGCTTCTCCCTAAACTGTGTCTCAAGGGTTCAGCCCGCCGGGCGCCGCGCCTTAAGCGCAGCGCACTTCCCAAGCTGGAGACAGCAGACAGAGAATAAGGAGAAGCGCATGAAAGTAGCCATTGTTGGCGCAGGTTTGATCGGTCACACCATCGCCCATATGTTGCGCGAAACTGGCGACTACGACGTTGTCGCGTTCGACCGCGATCAACATGCGCTCGATAAGCTCGCCGCCCAGGGTATTCCGACCCGCCGCGTCGATTCCGCCGACGCGGCCGCCCTGCGTGCCGCCATTCAAGGCTTCGATACGCTCATCAACGCGCTGCCGTATTACCTGGCGGTGAGCGTGGCTTCGGCCGCCAAGGGCGCGGGCGTCCATTACTTCGATCTGACCGAAGACGTGCGCGCCACTCACGCAATCCGTGAAATCGCCGACTCCGCCGATCACGCCTTCATGCCGCAGTGCGGTCTGGCGCCGGGTTTCATCGGCATCGCCGCGCACGAACTGGCGAACCGTTTCACCGAAATCCGCGACGTCAAGATGCGCGTCGGCGCGTTGCCGGAGTTCCCGACCAATGCGCTGAAGTACAACCTGACGTGGAGCGTCGACGGCCTGATCAACGAGTACTGCCAGCCCTGCGAAGCGATCCGCGACAGCCGCACGCAGTGGGTGCAGCCGCTCGAAGGCCTCGAACACTTCTCGCTCGACGGTACCGAGTATGAAGCCTTCAATACGTCCGGCGGCCTGGGCACGCTATGCGAAACGCTGGCGGGCCGGGTCGAGTCGCTCGACTACAAGTCGGTGCGCTATCCGGGCCACCGCAACCTGATGCAGTTCCTGCTGGAAGACCTGCGTCTGGCGAGCGACCGCGATACGCTCAAGACCATCATGCGCCGTTCGGTGCCTGCGACCGCGCAAGACGTCGTGCTGGTGTTCATCACCGTGAGCGGCATGCGCGATGGTCAACTCGTGCAGGAAGTCTTCACCCGCAAGATTTTCGCGAAGACGGTGTGCGGTGTGCCGATGAGCGCGATCCAGATCACCACGGCCGGCGCGATGTGCGCGGTGCTCGATCTGTTCCGTGAGAAGAAGCTGCCGCAAAGCGGCTTCGTGCGTCAGGAACAGGTGTCGCTGCGAGACTTCCTTGCGAACCGCTTTGGCCAGTTGTACGAAGGGCAGTCGCTGGATGCGATGGCAACGGTGTAAGCGGCAATCACCGCACTGAGGTTTCAGATAAGGCTCAAAACCGGGGGCCGTGCGACGCCGCGGCAGTGACTGCCGCGAGCAACGCAAGTAGCACAACCAACGCAAGCAACGAAAAAAGCCTCATAGAAGGCCGCGTTATGAACGACAACGCCCCGCATTGCGGGGCGTTGTGCCGTTTGAAACGCCGGTATTAACCGGGCTGCTGCACCGGTCACTACACAGGTAACGGCGGCATCCCCGACGACGCATGCGGCTCGCCCACCAGTTGTGCGAGCAACGCTTCGTAATCCGCGCGGGTGGGCGCGGTGTTGTCGAACATCAACAGGTCGTCGCAAATCTTGCCGCCCGGCACGAAGCGGCGCTGCCGATACTCGTCCCAATGCGCGAGTTTGTAGGCATCGTTCGGATTGCCGCGATCGACGATACGCTGATGCGCAGTCTCTTCCGATGTGGTGATCCACACCACCCGCAGTGTGACGTCCGCGCCGATGCCGAGCCAGGCGCGATCGAACAGGCGCCGCTCGCGCACTTCGCGCGACAGCGGCCCGACCACCAGCGCGCTGACACCGATCTCGAGATTGTCGCGGGCGGTGTCGAGCAGGCCGCGATACTCGGGGTCGCGCAGGTGCTGGAGGAAAAGCGGGCTGTCGCGGTCGTTCGGGTCGCCCGTCAGCATGCCCATGGCGGCCGCGCTGTAGCCGCCGAACAACGTATCTTTGTCGAGCAGGCAGAAGGGCGACGAACTTGCCTGCATGAGTGGGCCGATCAGTTTCTTCGCCAGGGTGGTTTTGCCGGTGCCTGCGTGACCGCAGAAGAAAACCAGATGCGTCACGAAGGCCTGTCCTCGGGCGCGGCGGGCGGGGTGCCGGCGACTTGCGGATCACGCGCGAATTTACCGCTGGCCTCGAGCCACATCACATTGATGATGCCGAAGCCCAACGCCACGCCAATGCCGAGAATCCAGGTGAAATACCACATTGCAGTCTCCTTGATCGCAGGTCCGGCGCGGCGGACGGTGAAGCGTTACGCATAGCCGGTACAGAGAAGCAAACTTGAGGGCAAACAAAGGTAACACGCGGCGGATCCGAGGGTAAATCCGCAGCGCGCGGCGCCCACAGCGCCGCACTTTGCAGCGATCATGAAGAAGAACGCGGTCGGGTGCAAGAGGGTGCATGGCGTTTTGGCGCTTCGGCGCTTCAGCCAGGATCTGTGGCCAGGCGCTGCGGCCAGCAAGGCGCAATGCGCCTATAACAGGAACAGCATCACCCGCAACACGGCCAATAACACGATCAGCGACACGGGAGACCCAGCATGCCGATGCGCCAGCACTTCCACTGCAAAGCCGCGCTGCTCGCGCTGGCTGTCGCGTCGCTCGCCGGTTGCGCGTCGACTCCGGCCGAACCCGTGGCGTTCAAGGAGGTGCCGCAAACGCGCATCGTCCAGCCCGGTTACACGCAGCCCGGAACCGGGCTGGTCGCCGTGGACGTGCGGCGCGAACGTTCCCGCGACGTGATTGTCCGGTTCCGCGATGCGCTGGTGTATATCGACGGCGAGCAGGTCACCGATCTGATGAACGGCGAACATGTGGTCTTCTATCTGAGCCCGGGCGTGCATCGCATCGGCGTCTCCACCCAATTCGATCCGGTCGTGGAGATGCGCTTTACGGTCACCGCCGATACGCGCTATACGAACCACGCGTCGGTAAGCTTCGGCGACGATCATCGCATCGTTTTGCGCAGGGTTGCCCGGTAGCGCAGAGCAGGG
This window contains:
- a CDS encoding sugar kinase, which encodes MSNTSAALDVITYGEAMAMFVAAETGALAGVGQFTKRVAGADLNVAIGLSRLGFKVGWMSRVGNDSFGQYVRDTLTKEGIDQRCVTTDERYPTGFQLKSKNDDGSDPAVEYFRKGSAASHLSLADYAADYVLSARHLHLTGVAPAISASSCELAFHLAREMRAAGKTISFDPNLRPTLWPSRAAMVEGLNALAALADWVLPGIGEGEILTGYTQPDDIARFYLDQGARGVIIKLGAEGAYFRTADDAAVIAGQPVAKVVDTVGAGDGFAVGVVSALLEGKALPQAVARGNRIGALAIQVIGDSEGLPSRAELDALELADAPRVVTAA
- a CDS encoding MFS transporter gives rise to the protein MTSSSLAIRRWWTIMPIVFITYSLAYLDRANFGFASAAGINQDLGISKGLSSLIGALFFLGYFFFQIPGAIYAERRSVKKLVFWSLVLWGGCAALTGMVSNIPSLMVIRFVLGVVEAAVMPAMLIFISNWFTKSERSRANTFLILGNPVTVLWMSVVSGYLVHSFGWRHMFIAEGAPAIIWAVCWWFIVQDKPQQVSWLTQQQKDDLAETLRAEQAAIKPVRNYSEAFRTPAVIKLCAQYFCWSIGVYGFVLWLPSILKNGSTLGMVETGWLSALPYLAATIAMLAASWASDKLNRRKVFVWPFLLVGAIAFAASYALGSTHFWISYALLVIAGGAMYAPYGPFFAIVPELLPKNVAGGAMALINSMGALGSFVGSYVVGYLNGATGSPAASYAFMSVALIAAVILTLIVKPQPQTQPLNQAGKLATPLQGK
- a CDS encoding 2-hydroxyacid dehydrogenase, which gives rise to MKKIVAWKSLPEDVLAYLQQHAQVVQVDPARHDTFVAALKDADGGIGSSVKITPAMLEGASRLKALSTISVGYDQFDVADLTRRGIVLAHTPDVLTESTADTVFSLILASARRVVELADWVKAGQWKHSIGPAHFGVDVQGKTLGIVGLGRIGGAVARRAALGFNMKVLYTNRSANAQAEQAYGARRVELAELLATSDFVCLQVPLTPETKHMIGAAELKSMKKSAILINASRGATVDEQALIEALQNGTIHGAGLDVFETEPLPADSPLLKMANVVALPHIGSATHETRHAMARNAAENLVAALAGTLATNIVNRDVLK
- a CDS encoding LacI family DNA-binding transcriptional regulator, translating into MSTTPLAATRRATITDVAREAGTGKTSISRYLNGEMSVLSPELRARIEAAIERLDYQPNQMARGLKRGRNRLIGMLLADLTNPYSIEVLQGVEAACQALGLMPLICHAANEVEMERRYLQLLTTYRVEGVIVNALGVREETLRPVGGGGIPAVLVDRSVEGLVADMVGLDNRAAAELGTRHLLEHGFDDIWFVVQPFEQVSSRQLREAAFREVMRGVAGKDEGGKGGARGHTLVLNLADPEAVEHALAELDRAIDAAGRSDGAVANAIDNAIDNVSSSSVGKPARIALFAANAPVALCLALHLKARYGADWQARVALLSIDDPEWAELTGVTTIRQPTYEIGYRAVEFLHERIEGVQTTARDCLLPGELIVRASTSR
- a CDS encoding YhfC family intramembrane metalloprotease yields the protein MVVAPLTLSSLTVATLFVAALPFLIYRRLRRPLALKPRDAITGIAIFALFAMVIERALNDYVLHRNEASATFLSNPLAFVVYGALVAGVCEEVGRFIGMRLLLKRAAARSASAANTGDGTALTYGLGHGGAEAWLVGVLVQIQWILFAIFENRGELDGYLSNLPTDSVMRIHLILASLTPQTAGIFALERVAALVFQIGLSVLMWRGLRAGWRGILPLAILLHALVDVPAALFQAQLVPLAAVDGVYALGALIVVGLLFRVFRRPAAAA
- a CDS encoding DUF3022 domain-containing protein, with the translated sequence MEEAYQYDCANPEFEELARVISDLFPEQTQFIQRASEDGTPTLAIHWVAMRFGATARRIEMTVVIAPTALARYRALPARLRGRSFAVLRAYVEASLGSLEEQYANGEAVARDVTVDLGDEFA
- a CDS encoding PGDYG domain-containing protein: MTELKNLDLNNDADAQRVVKNETVNVEFAAAEGELMSLEGPNRYAPGDALITGSTGDRWVVSRDRFDAKYLPENAALAHGEPGAYRNRPAVVLAKQMNEAFSLARSASGSDVLQGAAGDWIMQYAPGDYGVVQAARFAKVYRLAD
- a CDS encoding LysR family transcriptional regulator, with the protein product MDKFVSMEIFVAVVEAGSLTAAAERFDISSAMVGKHIRSLETRLATRLLTRTTRRQSLTEIGRHYYEQCRRILADVKEAESAAEAMAAAPRGVLKVTVPLTYGVEVFAPAMTDYLSAWPDVSLELDLSNRVIDLVEEGFDASVRIGHLPDSSFVARPLKPYRMRACASPAYLARAGIPRTPADLTQHECLGFLHWGREGLWRLGGESADENQLRAGRFRANNGQALKVAALRGFGLVLQPEALLAREIASGELVSVLEDYLPEGAPVHLVYPRDRRATPKLTSFIDFLIERFGA
- a CDS encoding Lrp/AsnC family transcriptional regulator; translated protein: MRPPRLDQLDELDRNLVAALQANARESVANLARQLDVARTTVIARIARLERSNVIGGYSVRLGQDVLDSSIQAYVGIIIAPKYGPAVQKRLGKMPEVQLLCAVSGEFDYVAWLRADSPDRLNDLLDEIGGLEGVERTTTSIILARKIDRGMV
- a CDS encoding saccharopine dehydrogenase family protein, with amino-acid sequence MKVAIVGAGLIGHTIAHMLRETGDYDVVAFDRDQHALDKLAAQGIPTRRVDSADAAALRAAIQGFDTLINALPYYLAVSVASAAKGAGVHYFDLTEDVRATHAIREIADSADHAFMPQCGLAPGFIGIAAHELANRFTEIRDVKMRVGALPEFPTNALKYNLTWSVDGLINEYCQPCEAIRDSRTQWVQPLEGLEHFSLDGTEYEAFNTSGGLGTLCETLAGRVESLDYKSVRYPGHRNLMQFLLEDLRLASDRDTLKTIMRRSVPATAQDVVLVFITVSGMRDGQLVQEVFTRKIFAKTVCGVPMSAIQITTAGAMCAVLDLFREKKLPQSGFVRQEQVSLRDFLANRFGQLYEGQSLDAMATV
- a CDS encoding AAA family ATPase, with protein sequence MTHLVFFCGHAGTGKTTLAKKLIGPLMQASSSPFCLLDKDTLFGGYSAAAMGMLTGDPNDRDSPLFLQHLRDPEYRGLLDTARDNLEIGVSALVVGPLSREVRERRLFDRAWLGIGADVTLRVVWITTSEETAHQRIVDRGNPNDAYKLAHWDEYRQRRFVPGGKICDDLLMFDNTAPTRADYEALLAQLVGEPHASSGMPPLPV
- the cydX gene encoding cytochrome bd-I oxidase subunit CydX, with the translated sequence MWYFTWILGIGVALGFGIINVMWLEASGKFARDPQVAGTPPAAPEDRPS